A genomic region of Zalophus californianus isolate mZalCal1 chromosome 1, mZalCal1.pri.v2, whole genome shotgun sequence contains the following coding sequences:
- the LOC113918375 gene encoding ribosomal biogenesis factor-like isoform X1 encodes MRVLKTMAKNKLRGQKSRNVFHIASQKNFKSKNKAKPVTTNLKINIVNDEKVNRVNKAFVDIQKEPAHFSKGLSLGPLQKQLIPQQCHKNEPVNVDEATRLMAQL; translated from the coding sequence ATGAGGGTATTGAAGACAATGGCCAAGAACAAACTAAGAGGGCAGAAGTCCAGGAATGTATTTCATATAGCCAGCCAAAAAAACTTTAAgtctaaaaacaaagcaaaaccagtTACCACTAATCTTAAGATAAACATTGTGAATGATGAAAAAGTTAACAGAGTGAATAAAGCTTTTGTAGATATACAAAAGGAACCTGCCCATTTCTCAAAAGGCCTTTCCCTTGGACCTTTGCAGAAACAGCTGATTCCTCAGCAGTGTCATAAAAACGAACCAGTTAATGTTGATGAAGCGACAAGATTAATGGCTCAGTTGTAA
- the LOC113918375 gene encoding ribosomal biogenesis factor-like isoform X2, with the protein MRVLKTMAKNKLRGQKSRNVFHIASQKNFKSKNKAKPVTTNLKINILIPQQCHKNEPVNVDEATRLMAQL; encoded by the exons ATGAGGGTATTGAAGACAATGGCCAAGAACAAACTAAGAGGGCAGAAGTCCAGGAATGTATTTCATATAGCCAGCCAAAAAAACTTTAAgtctaaaaacaaagcaaaaccagtTACCACTAATCTTAAGATAAACATT CTGATTCCTCAGCAGTGTCATAAAAACGAACCAGTTAATGTTGATGAAGCGACAAGATTAATGGCTCAGTTGTAA